The following coding sequences are from one Sphingobium sp. Cam5-1 window:
- a CDS encoding glycosyltransferase → MKILHVITALNVGGAETMLAKLVDHERRQGGAMQPSVVSLMPPGVAGDRIRASGVPLRHCGMRRAIDLLPGLARLRAVIRQEQPAVIMAWMYHAHLATRLATLGRADTVPVIWNVRHSIDELSQEKPLMRVIVRLAAACSSWPRTIIYNSHAAAAQHQRLGFHAEDMAVIPNGFDCDLFRPREEGRDALVRDLGIAPGALIVGMAARNHPMKDAATLVEAVLRARARGTDVHLLLTGQGMDESTGALARLLASMPADRLTLRSHDRKLETLLPGLDIVALPSAWGEGFPNILGEAMACGVPCIATDVGDSGWIVDKSGMVVPPRDPAALAEAIMAMDRMGPGGRRQLGEIARARVQEQFSMNQIAARYHQLYRDVSGSSFQEWGAPASPRRAQVM, encoded by the coding sequence ATGAAGATTCTCCACGTCATAACCGCTTTGAATGTCGGGGGCGCGGAAACCATGCTCGCCAAGCTGGTGGATCATGAACGCAGGCAGGGCGGCGCGATGCAGCCGTCGGTCGTGTCGCTGATGCCGCCGGGTGTCGCTGGAGACCGCATCCGCGCGAGCGGCGTGCCGCTTCGTCATTGCGGCATGAGAAGGGCCATCGACCTGCTGCCGGGGCTTGCCCGCCTTCGCGCCGTCATTCGGCAGGAACAGCCAGCGGTCATCATGGCGTGGATGTATCACGCCCATCTTGCCACCCGGCTGGCGACCTTGGGACGCGCGGACACTGTGCCGGTGATCTGGAATGTGCGCCACAGCATCGACGAATTGTCGCAGGAAAAGCCCCTGATGCGGGTCATCGTGCGGCTGGCCGCCGCATGTTCATCCTGGCCGCGCACGATCATCTATAACTCCCATGCGGCGGCGGCGCAGCATCAGCGGCTCGGTTTTCACGCGGAAGATATGGCGGTCATCCCCAATGGGTTCGATTGCGACCTCTTCCGCCCGCGCGAAGAGGGTCGCGATGCGCTTGTCCGCGATCTGGGGATTGCACCGGGCGCGCTGATCGTCGGGATGGCGGCGCGCAATCATCCGATGAAGGATGCGGCCACTCTGGTCGAAGCCGTGCTACGTGCGCGCGCGCGCGGCACGGATGTGCACCTGCTGCTGACGGGTCAAGGCATGGACGAGTCCACCGGCGCGCTTGCGCGTCTGCTGGCATCCATGCCCGCCGATCGCCTGACCCTGCGGAGCCATGACCGGAAGCTTGAGACGTTGCTGCCCGGCCTCGACATAGTCGCGCTGCCTTCGGCATGGGGTGAAGGTTTCCCCAATATCCTGGGTGAGGCGATGGCATGCGGCGTTCCCTGTATCGCAACCGATGTCGGGGACAGCGGCTGGATCGTGGACAAGAGCGGGATGGTCGTTCCGCCACGCGACCCGGCGGCGCTTGCCGAAGCGATCATGGCCATGGACCGGATGGGACCCGGTGGCCGCCGCCAGTTGGGCGAGATCGCTCGGGCAAGGGTGCAGGAGCAGTTTTCGATGAACCAGATCGCGGCGCGCTACCATCAGCTTTACCGGGATGTATCCGGTTCCTCCTTTCAGGAATGGGGAGCCCCCGCCTCGCCACGCCGCGCACAGGTGATGTGA
- a CDS encoding glycosyltransferase family 4 protein: protein MGSPRLATPRTGDVNMLQVLPASASLSGTAAALDREAESAAPARICFPFAGGAMGGSHISATKLIHQLDRSRFSPLIVLHYGSGQFGDFLRSEGLDFVTLPDTRFFGESPGVPKAGGKAETVSALIDQWRMIRFLRLNDVRIVHTNDGPMHMSWALPARLAGVKMLWHHRGSHDARGVRFVAPFAADRIVGVSAYALSEVRRRKRAARKTSVIYSPFDADAEPIDRAQAHLALTSELGVDPDTRLLGFFGHFIDRKRPLMFVEMLAHIARARPDLPVMGLMFGLPLTDGIEEQINEKAKALGVSDRLRLMGFRYPSAALMAGCDIHVVTAVNEPFGRSLIEAMLLGTPVIAAASGGNIEAIDHGVTGMLVEPDDPAAMGRAIVELLDCPDRLTAIAAQAQILANRRYGVEQHASQVSAIYQSLLGTGPRRNRRRW from the coding sequence ATGGGGAGCCCCCGCCTCGCCACGCCGCGCACAGGTGATGTGAACATGTTGCAGGTCTTGCCCGCCTCCGCCTCTCTGTCCGGAACCGCTGCGGCGCTGGACCGCGAAGCCGAAAGCGCTGCTCCCGCGCGCATCTGCTTCCCCTTTGCCGGGGGAGCGATGGGGGGGAGCCATATCTCTGCGACCAAGCTCATCCATCAACTGGATCGCAGCCGCTTCTCGCCCCTCATCGTCCTGCACTATGGATCGGGGCAGTTCGGCGATTTTCTGCGATCCGAGGGGCTGGACTTCGTCACTCTGCCCGATACCCGATTCTTTGGCGAATCCCCTGGCGTTCCCAAGGCGGGAGGCAAGGCGGAGACGGTGAGCGCCTTGATCGATCAGTGGCGCATGATCCGCTTTCTGAGGCTGAACGACGTCCGGATCGTGCATACCAATGATGGGCCGATGCATATGTCCTGGGCACTGCCCGCCCGTCTGGCAGGGGTCAAGATGCTGTGGCACCATAGGGGCAGTCATGATGCCCGAGGCGTCCGCTTCGTCGCCCCCTTCGCGGCGGATCGCATCGTCGGCGTATCAGCCTATGCCTTGTCCGAGGTGCGCCGTCGGAAGCGCGCGGCGCGCAAGACTTCCGTCATCTACAGCCCCTTCGACGCGGACGCCGAGCCGATCGACCGGGCGCAGGCGCATCTGGCGCTGACATCGGAGCTGGGCGTCGATCCCGACACCCGCCTTCTTGGCTTTTTCGGCCATTTCATCGACCGCAAAAGGCCGCTGATGTTTGTAGAAATGCTGGCACATATTGCCCGGGCGCGGCCCGATCTTCCGGTGATGGGATTGATGTTCGGATTGCCGCTGACGGACGGGATAGAGGAACAGATCAACGAAAAAGCCAAGGCGCTGGGCGTTAGCGATCGCCTGCGCCTCATGGGCTTTCGCTATCCCTCCGCCGCGTTGATGGCGGGCTGTGACATTCATGTGGTGACGGCCGTCAACGAGCCTTTTGGCCGATCGCTGATCGAAGCCATGCTGCTCGGCACGCCCGTGATTGCTGCCGCATCGGGCGGTAATATCGAAGCGATCGACCATGGCGTGACGGGCATGTTGGTCGAACCCGATGATCCCGCCGCCATGGGGCGAGCCATCGTCGAGTTGCTCGATTGTCCCGATCGACTGACGGCGATCGCCGCGCAGGCGCAGATCCTGGCGAACCGCCGCTACGGCGTGGAACAGCATGCGTCGCAAGTGTCCGCAATCTATCAGTCGCTCCTCGGGACGGGGCCGCGCCGGAACCGGAGGCGATGGTGA